The following is a genomic window from Pyricularia oryzae 70-15 chromosome 5, whole genome shotgun sequence.
GCTCCCCTCGAGGACGGCGACCGCTATGTTTTCCGCCTGCACAAGGATCGGGTTTACTATGTCAAGCTCAGCATAGCGAACCTGGCCACCACAATAGCGAGGGATAAGCTCATGTCGCTCGGTACTTGCCTGGGCAAATTCACAAAGGTTTGTTTACTCCCAATCATGGCAAATGTATAGGAAATAAAGAACGTGTGCCGAGTCTTTGCTAACCGCAACCGTATACACAGTCTGGAAAATTCCGTCTTCACATCACGGCCCTCCCGATCCTCTCCGAGCACGCCCGCTACAAGATGTGGGTTCGCTCAAACGGCGAGATGCCCTTCCTTTACGGTGGAAATGGTATGAAACTACAATATTCGGCATGACTTCTCTCTGCACTTTTACAAGTTGCCATTCAGCTAACACCGTTCTTCTTGCTTGCCCTTAGTCGTCAAGGCACATGTAGGACGTCAGACAGACGACTGCCCCGAGCACCAGGGTATTGTGGTTTACAACATGCAGGACGTCCCCCTGGGTTTCGGCCTCACCGCCAA
Proteins encoded in this region:
- a CDS encoding 60S ribosome subunit biogenesis protein NIP7, encoding MRPLTDTETQTLLAKLANYTGNSLKSLIAPLEDGDRYVFRLHKDRVYYVKLSIANLATTIARDKLMSLGTCLGKFTKSGKFRLHITALPILSEHARYKMWVRSNGEMPFLYGGNVVKAHVGRQTDDCPEHQGIVVYNMQDVPLGFGLTAKSTADARRLDPTGITCFRQSDCGEYLRDEDALFATG